TCCACAGGCGGACTTTGGAAAATAATAAACTCTAAAGATTGATTAGCACCTAGTCTAGCCAACTTATCCGCACACCGATTCACCTCACGGTAGCAGTGTTCGAAGCTGATCTGGTGAAACCGGGATATCAACGTTCTGCAGTCCTCCAAAATGGGAGACACAATATTGTTGGCATGATCGGGGTTAAGAAAAGCATCTAGAACACCTTTAGCATCTATCTCTACTTCTATTGAATCAAAATTCCTACAGCAACATAATTGAAGACCATCACGCGGTCCCCATAACTCAGCCGTTAAGCTATTTGCCTCACCAATCCTTCTAGCAAATCTCGTGATCCATTGCCCTTGCTCATCTCTAATGATACCACCACAACCCGTCCTGTCCACACCTGGCCCAGCAGCTCCATCAGTATTTAATTTAGACCACCCCATCTGAGGCTTTTCCCATCTGATCTGCTTCATCACCTTTCGACTGGGATTGCTAACTGAAGCGGCACAACAGGTGAATTCCAAGGCTCTGTTGATGATCTCTGTCGCTATTCTAGGATTTTGAATTTTCCCATTAAACACCATCTGGTTCCTGCtcttccaaataaaccaaatgGCAAATAAAAAGGTTGTTCTCCAAGAGGAAACGTAGCCATCTTGACACCTCCCTATTTTTCCGTTAAACTCCAGCCACTTATGCAGACCATCAGACCAGAAATTGCGATCATCCCATCTCACCCCCAACTGGATCCACACGGGTTTAATTTTCCTGCAATCCCTCAAAGCATGAATAATTGTTTTAGAACTTCTTCCACAAAGGGGGCAGATATCATCTACAAGCATTCCCCTTTTTACTAAACATTCCTTAACCCCTATGCTATTATGAAAGCACTGCCAAACAAAAGTTTGGATTCTTGGAAGAATATCCACTTTCCAAATCCATTTACCTGGAAACTCCTCATCATGCAAATCTCCCATAGCAATTTTATAGGCGCTTCTAAGCTCAAAATTACCTTGGGCCGAGGTAGACCAAGCTATTCTATCTCCACCAGTAGAATTAAGAGCACACGGAGTGGCTTGGATAATAAACTTGATGTTTTGCGGGATCTCAAAGGATAGGCAACTCCAGTCCCAGATTCCATCCTTGAGAATATCCTGAATTTTCAGCTGCTGATTCGCCAGAGACAAAGGACCATGAATCATTTGGCGCACCGAGCCTTTAGAAGTCCAATTATCCGACCAAAACTTAAGATTGCTATTGCTACCAACCACCCACCTGACTCCCCGATTGAAGGTATCAGTCCCTTTCTTTAAAGCAAACCAAACCCGTGAGCAAGGGAGACTTCTCTCATTCCTAGATTGAAGTCTATGGGTAGTACAATATTTAGCTCTCAGTACCTGAGCCCAGGGGGAATTACTCTCCGTGTGAAACCGCCAATTAAGTTTAGAAAGTAAGGCAATATTTCTGCCCTTAGCAGTCTGCAAACCCAGCCCACCTTCAGATCTTGGTTTAGTAACTTTGTGCCAACCCACCCAATGCATCTTCTTCACTGAATCAGTCGACCCCCAAAGAAAATTTCTGTTCACACGATCCACTCCTTGCAAGATTCGATCTGGAAGAAAGGAACACTACATAGTATAAGCTGGGATAGTTGAGGTAGAAGTCTGAACCAACACAGCTCTCCCAGCCAACGACAGAAGATTAGCCTTCCAACCAGCTAATTTCTGCTTCACCCTATCCAAGACAAAATTGAAATCTTGAGAAGATGAATTAGGATGCCTGATGGGAATTCCAAGGTATTTCCCCAAATTAGGGGTAGACGTAAAGCCTAGGATATCGCTCAAGGATTCCCTAGTGTCTTGATCCACATTCGGCGAGAAGTAAACCTTAGACTTGGAATCACTAATGGTTTAACCCGACACATCACAGAAATCATCCAAGACATCTCTTATTGTAGAACAATTTGAGAGATCCGCTTTTGCGAATAAAACAAGATCATTGGCAAACATAAGGTGCGAAAAAGCCTGGCCATTTCTGGATGCCTTCACCAGATTCCACAGCTTTTGATTACACTTCTCTTCAATCATTTGACTAAGATAGTCCACACACAAAATGAAGATGTACGGGGATAAGGGGTCCCCTTGTCTTATTCCCCGGGAAGGaagagtttttcccttttcccAAATGAGTATGATAGTGGAGTTCAAATTATGGCAGTGGGGAGAGTGCAGCAACGGTTAAGATTTACAAATGCTgatacaacaaaagaaaatgaccAGATTCAACAAAAGTAATTTGAATACCACAAGCGTAGGGTTGATTCAGAAACTCAAGCTAGGTAATTCATAAATGGTCCCTAAagacctttttttcttttttttttggacagagGAGatcaaaatttcttatttacATAGTAATGGAGTAAAAATCAGCTTCAATTTTTGAGTCAATGCTAATATATAAAATTCTGTATCAGTCAACTGCAACTTTTGTCATGATAACATCCCTAGTTTCAACTACAAAAATTGCACAACATCCTCCAAAATAACTTCAATTATGCAATTGTCCACAAAAGAGATCAGAACCATCATTATACAGGTAATAAgacattaaaaatttaaataaaaagcaTCTATTCTGCTAATTGGAACAACTGTATCAGGCAAAGATGTAAATAGAAAAAGTATATGATATTGAGCCCTGTATAAGCCAGATGTACAACAATGCATATATTAGTTGTCGCAAGACATCCCCAAGATCATCTTCGCAAGAACGTAATAAAGGCTTTCAGATGCCAAGCAATAAAGTGAGTGCATCACACAAGTAAATGAAAGTATGAAACTATAAGAATCAATTGAGTTGTATGAAAATCCATATTTATATCTGTCACCATAAATTCAAGACTgcaaaaatgtaataattatatAATGTTGTACTTTAAATGTGTAAGAAAATTAGTTTGACTAACAGATAGACTACATGGCTCCAAACTGCGTTGAATTCTTCCTCAAAACTTACAAAGAAGATTCATGTCTTGGACTCAAACAAGTCATACTTTGAGAAACATGCTTAATCataagcacaaaattgattgaataagataaaaaaataatgtaatctattTCTATTGTACAAGGCAAAAGAAAGCTGTGCACCAATACcctcaaattataataacaaaatagcTAATGAAAAGTTACACGGCTACATGAAAATCTCAGAGATTCACTGGATCAAAGGAAGCAACTTCACCCAATAGATTTTTGCATGTATcctcaaaaacaacaagaacaaTCAAATGGACATAATGGGGTACTTCCAGCATCAGCCTTATTGATACCCAACTCCTCTTCTGTGTAAACAGTAAACccatcatttgttttttttctagGCCGGGAAGGTGGCTCAGTGAACTCGCTATCATTAGAACCtttatccttcttctttttcttagtCTTCTTAGGATTTCCAGTTGCTTCTTCATTAGGGTTTTCAGTCCTTTCAGATTCCgatttcttcctcttctttcctGAAAAGATTTCATCAATCTCACTAGCAGCTTTTTTCTGCACCAAAGAGGGTTTTTCTTCTTCCACAgcattattattttcttgcatttGCTTAGCCTTTTTGGAAGAACTCTTTTTTGTAACTGGAGagggtttttcttcttctacagcattattattttcttgcatttGCTTAGCCTTTTTGGAAGAACTCTTTTCTGTCACCAGAGAGGGGCTTTCTTCTTCCACAGCATTATTATTTTCTCGCATTTGCTTAGCCTTTTTAGAAGAACTCTTTTTTGGCATCATAACAAACCAAAGCTGCAGACCtagattattaatttattttttttaaatactgcAATTATAACAAAAGGAAGTCAATATTTGCACGGCTTAGTTtctgaaaataatataaaaagtgAGAGTTAGAGACACACGCAAATCCTTTTTAACATTTGATGAGTCATCAGATTAGGACCTaataaaacaagaagaaaacTTAGGTACACTTCTTTAGATGTTTTACCTTAAATTCTCCTATTAAACTGAACCATATGACTCATTGGCCAATGCAGTTCCTTGTGTATAGTTAAAGCTTCCAAGATCACATAGTTGgggttcaaaaataaaatagttagaTACCacatagttgaatttaattgggatATCTAAGGTTCCACACCTAAGGAACTGTAACTAAATTTTACCTATAAAACAAACCAACAATACCACAGACACAACAAATTCCAGAACCATTTTCACTCAAATTGTGATTAGTGCAAGTGTGCAACATCACTTTCACAGCGGACCACCACTTTTATTGTACGCCAATCAAAACTAGCTACCTTAACcgttgtaaaatttgttgtgtatcTAGACTTGTTGAAAACCATCCAGCCCTTCTGCCCTACTAAGCTTGGTGCAATGAATTGGCCCAATTGACTTGAGAGCCATTCATTGATTTCTGGAAACTAAACTAACTTTAAACTCAAAAATTTTGTTCCACATTCTATTCCccaatttttttgttagttCAGTGAGATTATAACTCAAAGTCTGTACTTTAAACAACCAATCCCCAGCGTGTGTGTCTCTACACAGAGcaatcaaaaaaaagaaaaaaaagataagttttttaacaaccaaacaagaaaaaaacattaaaaaaactgattttGAGGTTTAGATTGAGGCcaacaatgaaaaacaacaaaatcgatttacaaaaaaaaaaaaaaaaagattttgattgCAAGAATTGTAATAACAACAGAGGATTAGTAAAAAGCTAACCTTTTTCGATTTCGAAGAAGCTGGGAGAGAAGCAAAGAAGTGGCTCCTTGTAAACTATAAACCCTAGCTTTCATGTTTACAGAGGCGAAGGTGAATACTGAATATTGTTGTTGTAGAAGAGTGGGGTTTATTATGGTGTGGACAAGCTCATGTGAGTACCTTTCagatttttgactttttttttaatcactagCCGCTGATTACTTGGTTAAAGGGGGCCTATTCAATTTTAGCTTgatatacaattttttcttttttcttttttcttttttcttttttcaaaaagtaaagACACGGATATCtctttttaatagttttatgttattttattttttgtcatgaaAAAAATACaccattaattattttttattgagcacaaaaattaaacactattgtatgtgtgtgtgttttttttctgcatattttttatgtgtctCGAACTATGATCATAGGATACTTATTaacaaaattctttaaattaatttcaagtttttgggaaaaaaaaattactttgcTTCTTTAAACTTGAGTTGGTTCTATTTTAGtcttaaaaattctttttaaatcctcaaaaaatttaaagtgaactaattttgttcatttgttgCTGTTACAATTTTTGCTTATGTGGCTAATGGAGCATATATGTTGAgggtattatatatatatatgaaaaatgaggaaaatttgAGGAAATAAGATATTGATTAGTGAAggtttcaggttttttttttttttttttaatgagaaaagtgaggctttctttttgggtttcgatcaattttttgtttccaaagtTTTTTCAAAGCATGTATTTTTGGAGGGATTTGTACTTTCCCATCtctattttgatgatgagaAAATGGTGGAATAGTATTAAgcaatttgaaattttcactCTCGGGTGACTTTCAATGTTTTTGTTACTTTAGATATCAATGCAACTAATGGCATTCTTTGTTACGGTAGTACAAAACTTTGAATTCTTTGCGTTTTGAAGCatgttattttttactttaatttctTGATCTATTCCTATTTTATgacaaaaagaaatcaatttatattttgatttttgctaCTTTGTTGAGCTTTAACTTCtgtcaaaccaaaaaaaaaaaaaaaagtgagggtAGACACAAAGGACAATGTAAGAGCTTTAGCTGCTAGATTACAAATTTTGTAATGAACTAAATAACTTGTTCATCTATTTTtatacctttttcttttatctagTTATTTGGATCGTTACAAAATTTGTAATCTGTTCTAACAAATTCAATCATGCATtctagcaaaaagaaaaattttattaatcgaAAACATGTTCAACAGACTTTCGATTTTCTTAGCAACAAAAACAG
This DNA window, taken from Quercus robur chromosome 2, dhQueRobu3.1, whole genome shotgun sequence, encodes the following:
- the LOC126708695 gene encoding eukaryotic translation initiation factor 5B-like, whose amino-acid sequence is MMPKKSSSKKAKQMRENNNAVEEESPSLVTEKSSSKKAKQMQENNNAVEEEKPSPVTKKSSSKKAKQMQENNNAVEEEKPSLVQKKAASEIDEIFSGKKRKKSESERTENPNEEATGNPKKTKKKKKDKGSNDSEFTEPPSRPRKKTNDGFTVYTEEELGINKADAGSTPLCPFDCSCCF